The Helianthus annuus cultivar XRQ/B chromosome 15, HanXRQr2.0-SUNRISE, whole genome shotgun sequence genomic sequence CCCAATTAAGTTCTTCTTGTGTAACATCTAATGTCTCAAGGATTATAAGCAAGAGGTTGTGACTAAGTACTTTCATTTGATTTTGGTAAGCATCCATTGTGTCGCTAGAATGATATTCATGAAGGAATTAAAAAATACATTAGTTATGTAAATAATGTACAAAATACGAGTCAAAGAATGATCATAAAATATTGAATGCAATATTCGGTGTTAGGTTACAATTTGGTATAAAATCTTACCAATGTTGATGTTATATACTTGGCATTTGATATTATATACAATGTCGGGTAtgtgaaaaaatatatttttgatcTATTTGCTTTATATGTTAAAAGAATCTAATTATATGTAATTGAGTTTGTTAAAATCCGTCTTTATATGTATTTAAAATTCGAAAAAAAGTTCATTAACTTATTCACAACAATGAACAAATTACATACATATAATTTTGATTCTACATTTAAAACtcaatataatattattttttcgTTAATTTTCCTTATAAAATATAAGACAAATTTAAATTgtataaattttatattttaattattCCTTAACTAAAGTTGTGACcaatttaattttaaattttctTTACAAAGCTTGCGACCATTATAGCTTTACTTCAATATTTTAAACAAAATTAACCACCATTTTAGACTGTTTATAGCGTTCAAAAAAGTTGACAAAAACATATTTTTCGACAGTTGTCAGATCTTTTCGATGACACACTTTGGTTGGTAATAGCCATTTTATaacagttaatttttttttatttagtgaTTCTTAATTCGATTTTGCATATTAGAGAGTTTTAAACCATTGAAAAGCATGGCAACTAACATATGTAGTTGTAATTTATGGCACCGATTGACCATATGATAAGTTTAATGATCTATACGTCACTTGCATGAATTTGCATGTTAAACTTTGGCCAAACACCAAAAATATCAATTTTCAGAATGTAATTTTAATATAGAATTGTTGGACTAAATCTACAAGAACGCAAACTTACCAAAATCCTTGATAATCATGTGGCCAAAGAACCTTAGCATCATCAACACAAGAACCCATGATGGTGAACCTTCATGCCACATACATTTATCAAAGAAAGGTGATATTCGAGCCGAACCATACCCGGTAGCTCCATCAGCTGACCTTAAAACCTTGCATTTTTCATGAGTTGGTAGAGCAAAAAGCCTTTGTGACTCAGACTCGACCTTTTTGATCAACTCAGAGGGTACCCCATGGTTAATGACTTGAAACATGCCCAGTGTTTCACACGCTTGACCTATAAGACTCCTGGCACCGGGACTAGCGAGATCAATAACCGGAATCGATGATTCTTTAAGATGATGGGTTTGAATCTTGGTAAGGGGTTCGCCAAATTGAGTCCATGAATGAGATTCCGGGACTTCGTCTAACATGTCAAAGTCGACGGGGGTGATATGATGATCGGCCATAGGGTCATTTCTATAGACTTCAGAGAGAGTGGTCATGATCACAACTCACAAGATTTTTGATGTCAATTTTGTAATTGGGGATTTATAGAAATTCAAAGTGAACCTTTGTACAAGTTAACTGGAATTGATCATGCTAATTTATAAGTTTTTGTATACGAATaatacacctatatatatatacattaaacaattttgtggttgcAATAAATGTCGCTTTTATATACATTAGAATATCTATCAACCAACCCATTTTTGACGGTGTTGTATATGTTTTTTGGTCAGCTTATATGTTTTTATGCAATATATTAGAACAAAACATGTAATATAAATAAATTTTCCATGTAAGTTGTGTCGCATACACGCTTAATGCAAACTTCCCTTTTTGTTGCTACGTTTTCTTAGTTTGTAGTACATGACACTTTCATACAAAACGTAACACAATATAAATAACAAATTAAGGAAACGAAGAAAGCAAAGAGTACAACCAACAATGCCTTAAACAAAGGTTTGGGCCTCCTCGCGATGCAGGGTTGTTACATAACGACATGAACCATGTTACGTGTCTGTTTACAGCTTTGTAGGTACATATTGTACAACCAAAAGTTATAAATTTTTTACAAAATTAATTGTCCTTTTGATGttcaaccaacaagtcttgtgaACATTTCACTTCACAAAAGTATATTTTGGTTAGCTTCACAGCTGTGTGGGACCTTTCTTAGCATCATGGCTGCCACCTGCAAGGAAAAGAGAATCAGAGTAAGCATCGACATTGTTGTAGCACATGTGCTACGTGTTCCGTTGGCGTATATCAACATACACAAAACCTATATACCAAACACGCAGTACACATGTCAGGATTCTTCCCTAGATTTCGGGAACCTTTTGTAATACACAATGAACCTAACCAAAAAGCATTCTTACCTGGTGAGTCTGTTACTGTCCTTTTTGGCATGCTTGCTTTTGGATTGGGTGTTGATGGAGGCTTGATCACCGTTGTTGTCGAATGTGCACTCTTACCGATAGTGTTTGTTGGTGTATCACATGAACCTGTTGCCGCCTCTTCTACAACCCTTGTCACCACATACTGATCCTTCCTCACAAACAGATGCATCATTTTTTCCTTGCCTTCCATGAGCGTTATTTGGTCTGGGAGTTTCTTTGAATCTGTAAACCCTTGCTTCATCATCATGTGTTAAAGACTGCTGGCCAACATTATTTTAGAATGTGACCTCTTTTGTGTCGGTATAGTCGCTGATGAGTGCGTTGACACATAACCTATTTTTAGACAATAAGATACATAATCTAGTAATACACTGTTTTTTTAAGCACAAAAACAACTAATTGCTTGTTCACCTAGTTACATGTAAGTTATTTAAAAGGCTAATGATACTCACATGAATTTTGGTTGCACATCATTGTCATCTTTACACACATAGTTAAGAGATCCATCCTCCTCTGGATATAGTTGTTTGGTGCACTTTGAACACAAAACATAAATCCATCCTCTATGTACGTGTATCTTTTCCAATGTTGCATAACATTTAAAGTGTCATACCCCGACCCGCAACGGATATGGTACGAGTCATGATGATTGTCCATAGCTTATGACACTATTATAAGTTTAAATATTTAAAGTCACCAAATTAAATTATCACACATAATCATAAGAATGTTCAACAAAAAGATATACAATATCCAAAAGAAAATTAGTTATGAACAAATATCCATTTTATTACTAAGGCACATCCTAGGTGTCTTCAACTTCAAATCCTCCTACTCTATACCTTTATCATGTTAGAAAAATAGTTTCGGGTCAACAATTAAGTCAAATTGTCAATAGTTCATCCAATAGATTTATAAAATAGACGATTATAACTAAGTTGTTTGTCTATCTAAATGATTAAATTTGTAAAAAGAATTAAGGGGAATTGGCCTATAATAATCCcatctagaccttattggccattaataatcctacctcagaatattccccccaccagtcccacctttcacctatttttcctacaatggtcccccgttaaaaaaacttaacggattttttttccaaattacaaacagattttttagggctttttatCAGAATGATGATacaagtccattgatgtaaaacttacttcgaaatggtgctccaagtgacttgattttggttaattggaaatttaaacacccgaattgaagcgttgTTTTCAttgtttggagcaccgtttcgagacaagttttacatcaatggactcgtatcgtcattatagcctaaaaaatctgtttgtaatttggaaaaaagcttaactccgttaagttttttttaacgggggaccattgtaggaaaaatatgtgaaaggtgggactggtgggggggaatattttgaggtgggattattaatgaccaataaggtttaggtgggattattacaggccaatttcccaagAATTAATTAGGTTTTATAATTTGTTTAAtccttttattacaaaataagTTACCATTAATTAAGATTATGTTATAAAAATTCTATAACTCCTTTATTTTCTATAGAAAAAGAAATACTGTTTGTGATATATTATTTTGACGAACTAATATTTTACTATGATTTTCCTTTGtaatataatatgtcaaattcaTAAATAATCCATATGGTATCCATAAATTTTCAAAAATTACACTAACTACTCTAAGATGATAATGAATAGTAATATAATTTCAATTTCATCAAAACAAGTCTCTAAAGTCAAATCCCCAAATTATGATattcaagaaccctaatttatCAAGAAATTAATTTCGGATTCGTATACACTTCTATCACAGAAATGGATAGAAAGGTTTTGTAGAGCACTAAAATTAAACAAAATGGAATCAAGAATTACcggatttcgttaagaaatgagggAGAAACCGAGAGATGAAGTCTTGAGCCTTAGCCTTGATCTTTACTTGAATTCGCGATTTTTAGAGAGGCTGATAAAAGAATTTAGAAGTGGGGAAAACTGTGAAATGAATAGAGGTTTTGTTTAGAATCAAGTTAATAAGCTAATGACAGAAAATTAGATTAATTCTTTTGGTGTTCATCATAAATTTTAATGGAGGTAATAAGGAATTAAGTTTTGAGTATGTTAGGTTATTAGAGGTGTAATGGACACTTTTATGATGAAAATTAAGTTTCTCCATAATGCCAAATAAATACATATACAAATATTAACTAATTATATCCATAAGTTTATTGGTGATTAAATATGAGTTTCTTgatgaaatatattattaagtaaCAATAACAtaatttttgtatatatataacaATTTTTTGTGACTATTAGTTCTAGGAAAATCATGGTTGCAAAACTCGCTAgacgctccctagtcggtcgatcggggagttgagagtactcggcctaggcggagagtactcagGGAGTACTCACACAAGttaattataaagaaattagttttcggcaaattatatatatgtcaaatatcataaatttactaatatttataacaaaatacgtgaatatcaatataaataaaaaatacatgTTCAAATAGCATTTCAAAAATTAATATTCATTCCTTTAaaaatgatattcattatttAATGTGATAAACATAGGAattatgttttatattttttaaagtcaaactcgacccgagttgacctactagatccgattcTGACCGAGGTTGACCGCGATTGATCGATTCCAAGTAATTAGGCAGAGTTGAACAAAGTCGCTTCGACAGCCTACCTTGCAGAGACTACTCGGTGAGTACTCGGCCTcgaaaaccttgttttacaacattGAGTAAAATCCAACAAATATATTCTATCAACCAAGTAATTCTAAGGCTAATATCTTAAACCTGAATATATTTATGTTAAATTAAGTCATAACAATATTAAAATTTCACATTTATATTTATTACGGTTTGGATTCGGTTTTCAAAATGGGCCAACTTTTCTAAGATCGTTTTTGGCGGATGTTACAAAAAGTTGCTAGTATTCTGTACTAAGTAGTAAGTTTAGAATATAGCATACATGTATGTaagaataaaacaagtattaGAAAGTAAACTTGTCTTTCGTTTTTGCTAAAGCCCTCCAAGTAGGTTAGAATACATTTAGACATAAACCTTATTTAAATGAAGTAGATACATCCGTAAGACAATGATTCTTAGCAATGTTCATTCTATCCTACCATCGTCAAGATAGCTAAAACGTAAACATAATGAAAAGTGATTCGCGAAATGTACCTTGTATCTTTCTTAATGTGGTGAGTTCAGTTCAGTGATTGTTACCTGAGGTTAAAATTATCAACAAggttgacattttcaaatttgaGCTTTCCAACATTTACTTTACCAGACCCTAAGATTTCTCTTTTAGAGTCATTTCCAAATGATAAATTTGTTCCTCCATGAGCTCTAAAATGAAAGAGAAGATTCTTACAACCAGTCATGTGTCTTGACCCTCCACTGTCAACAAACCACAAGGCAAAGTTAGAGAATCCATTTTTGAGTATCTCATTTGTAGAGACCAATGCCAGATTTGGAGACATGTTCTCTTGAGGCTTACCAACAGTTCTACTTGGTACCTTGTAAATGAGTTTTTCTTTTAAAGAGAATTCCTCAAGAGCAATTTTATCATCAATGGTTATATGTTGCTTGATAACCACAACAAGCATGGCAAGGTTGTTATCCATAATATCATTAGGCATACTGCTCCAGATTACAAAGttttgagtaaagaaactttgatGGTTTGAATCTGGTGCAGGGCAACCAACAATTAGGGAAATTGCTAGTGTTTGTGATGCAATTTATGCAGGTACTTGTGACATTAAGGCCTAAGCATATTGATGTTGGACAGGTGTATAAACATACTGAATTGGCATCGACACAGAGAGGTATGAACAAAATGAGTTGTAACCTGAGTGTTTGGATAATGAGCATTTTGGGTAGTGTATTGATGTGGATTTTGTGAGTTTAAGTGTGGTACAATAGTTGAACCAGAATGATTCATTTGACTAGGGTGAGTCACATAAGATGGGGGTTTTGTGTAGAGCTTTTACATTCTCTAGAAAAGTGCCCTAACTTGTGACATTTATAACACTCAACTCTAGATTTTTCCTTTTCAAATTTACCCTTGCCATCTAAACCAGGAAATCTCATACCAagttttttataaaatttgttAGACTTGATgctttgtcacaccctgatttccggTGGGCTCGATTGGTGGGTTTATGCCTGACGATTGATAATAATTACACAATTATGCAGCGTAAGATAGGATTAAAAGTAATAATGTAAATTTacaaatttattaaataaaacttATAAGTGTTTGATACATCGTCCTAAGTAGGATAAAAGCGAGCTTAAGGAAATCGTAGGTCTTTAAGCAGAGGAGTTACAAATTCCTAAGCTTTCCTTTGACCAATCCATTCCACCCTATACTTAGGGTTCGTTACCTGGGGTttaatcttttgaaaatacgtcagcgtTTGCtcgtaaatacaattaactgacttgttttaaaaaatcattttcataaATGAAACGCCCTCACACGTAATAACTTAAAaacgacgcagcggaaaaagAGCCTTAAAAATTTGTTTCTCTATTAGACACATTTCTTACATGAAGGCTCAAATACGGAATGAAAAACGTTAACTAAAAGAAATATACAACATTCACTTTCGATTAACACTTTAAGGCGTTACATAATTAAATCTATGTGACCATTCTTTTCCGTACAATCCATGCTCTTGACTCAATCTATGTCCGCTTCTCTTCGTTTGTGGTAGAAGAAATCCGTGTAGTACCTGTGGACATCAGTTatcacatacaacttaaccaTTAGTCGTTAACAACATCATACAACATTATTCTCAGGTAATTTAATATCAAATATCATTCAACAATATAAACTTTGATTCATTCAACTATCCTCTCATATTTTCTCATTCCGAGTTCGACTTCGATACCTCATGAACCTGATGTTCTTTTACCTGCATTACAATTCAACTTCAAGACACACCATTAGCAAACATCAATGCCCAAACATAATGAAACCATTCCTTCACACATTTATAACATCACGCATTCATATATGTATACTAATTCCTACGTGCATTCATAACATATTACATCCATACATGTATACATTCATAAATCATACATGTACACAAACATATACACctacatatacacacacattcaTACATGCACACATACATATGTACAAGCTCTTACATACCACTTACATTCCCATATAATTTTACTAACATATCCTAGTCACAAACATCCATATAAATAAGTCTCATACGTACAAACTTACGTGCATGTTCATTTCTATTCATGCTTACCTACGGATTCTGTCACTAACATGTAGGTAGATCTATACACATACATATCACCTAACTTATTTCTTTCCCACACATACTTTGAGTGAACGTTCTTGCTCATGAGTGAACATTTCAattgttgagtgaacattcttgctgatgaatgaacgttccaactgttgagtgaacaatcttgctgacgagtgaacgttccaactgttgagtgaacaaTCTTGCTAacgagtgaacgttccaactgttgagtgaacacTCTTGCTGAAACGAGCTAGAAAAAAATAGATTTGCCAGCTAACtggctctcgcggggcgcgacatgTGTCGCGTTGCGCGACGGTGAAACTGAATtgctgtcgcgtagcgcgacagccCTATTTCGGCAGAATACTTCCCTTTGCTGCTGCATAAAGTGCCCAGCTATGTTTTCAACCAAAACTCAACTTGAAACTTACATAACTTTTGAGCTAAGCGTCCGTTTTGTGTAATTCTTGTTTCTGCGCGTCCATAATTTAATTACGGATTCGTTCACCATCCTATCTCACATCAAAAGCTGAATTATAAGAAAAAGGCTTAAAGATCCTTCATGccattatttgacccgttcgatTCCACCATTTTATTTCCGACGTAACTAGCTACTTTCAGCCCCGAGACTCATTCCTACCTTAGTATTTCCATTTATTAATTAATCATACATGACCTTCTCACATTTATAAGCATTAAATAACTCCCTATACATACTAATAAGTGAGTTAGAAttcacttaccttgagcgtccgTTTTCGCATTCGCTTCCTTgtctcctcttgacccgttagtcttTCTTGCTTGAGTCCATTTCCACATGATACCTAATGCTTTCGTGTCACCGCAATCACATCCTTGTTAGTGTACATGATTTTACATATAAATGATCATGTCGAATGCATAACTCGCATTTGACTTTCATAGTCAAGTCTAACAAACATAAGGCATACACCTAAAATCACATCTTTTCAAACTCATACAACCCATCATGTTAACACATAAAATGCATATTAATTTAACACATATCATATGACGTTCTAAGATCTTCTATTTGTGACAAAAGTCTAGCTATGCCCAGTTTGTGCagttgactttcaaaagtcaacgGTTTAATGTATAAACATTTGACTTAACCTCATATATTCGCGACATCATATTAGGCTATACAtatgacactatatacatttcatgcttatgatgcaaatgtacttacaaccacatgatcacataatcatacaCGTATACACATTTACTCACACATACTTTCATTTCATTACACTCACGTTCTTGTTAGCTTTTGATATTATACATGAGAACAACCATATTAATTCACATTTCACATTCGGCTTCCGTTAATTATTTCAACAAGCATATGGTACACTCATGGTGAGATAGTCATTTATCACATGATCACTTGTTTTCATGTACACACCATACTAGAAACCTCCGTAATTCTACACTTACACCATGATCCATACTTATCAACGAACTATGTCTAAACTCAATTCTCATGTTAATTTACTATCAAACACCTTTTTAAGACATTCCATGTCTAATTACCACtttcttgcatacaatttcacctTCTAAATTCACTTagtcatttcatcgaacacttggcgcgCGTCCAAGTTTTTAAACATAATGTACAAGTAACCTTCATACTTTTCTTCCTAGTTCTTGCTTTCAATCATCCAAAATACAAATAACAATTCAATTTCATATCATGTTCAATATAACTAACAAGTTGGTCACATACAACATAGCATATCAAGAATAAAACAAAGGttggacatgggtgacatacccatgtcgccatTTCCATCATCCATGGTGGGTTTCACATCCAAACACCTAATTGAACAAAATCATGCATAAGACATGTTCCGTATGGCGATTCTAGCACATAATAATGCTTAATTTCATACTAATTCGTGGATTGATCGAAAACCCACTTCTTACAAAATCACCAAATCAGAATTTACAACTTACCAAGTGGTTTATAGAGCTGAGTGATCGAGAATCCTTGTCCATGCAGTAGATTTGGGCTGAAACTCCTTTCAATTTTGATGGTTTCTTGAGGGTTAGGGTTTTCACTCCTCACCCCTTCTCCTGAGCGAAGTCACGCGcacacacaccttgtgtgtgtgtggtattttgttttaataatttAAGTTTCCATTTTGGCACCCTAAGTCCCTCAAGTTTAACATACCATCATAATTGCCACAAACTTCATTCATTTACTTATTTATTAGACATTTAACTAGGATTAATAACTTAGTTATTGTACTTCATCTAATTACACAAGGTAACCTACtaacgaatttaataattcgagttttggggtgttacaaatctaccccccttaaagaaggtttcgtccccgaaacctcttTCACTTCTTGTTTAACCCGTCTAGTTTTTATTCTTCGTTCATTCATTCGAGTTACATTGGACGACTTACATAACATGGGAGGAATTGATGTTTGTCACACATCCCATAATCTATAATTTGAAACTAGCATTCTTTCTAGGTTCTTTCGCTATCACATAATAATTTGGGCCATTTACATACTCAATTTTTTTTACTAACATTCATTTAATATCATATTATCCGTACTTGTCATGAGGATTACTTATTAATCTACATTTCTATCATCACTTGTACTACTTACAACTCTATGTCTAaccctaatttttttttattctttcaCGATACTTCATTATACTAACCCTGCATGTCGTGCAAGAGCACCATACGAGCATTAATCAACTAGTCCCAAGTTTTCATTCAAGGTCCTTAAATCCTCCTCTTAATGACATAAATACTTTCTAAAATGACCATTGCTCGTCAGTTATTTCATATCATAACCCTATTTGTCCTACCATTCATTTCATTCATATGTACAAATGATTTACAGATTCTTTTCCTTCAATCCAAAAttaaacattttactaaccttGTCTTCATTGAGTATTTCAATGATCCATAAGCCGGGTCAACCCACTTCTTCATAGTACCTTCCGTACCAGGATTTATTTTATTCATTCGTGTATTAAGTTCCTACTCTTGAGCATCCTTTCATCAGCTCTACTTCTTTTATCACGCCAAGAATTTCACCATTCTTATCTGTAACATTAACGGTTAGCACATATTATTCAAATTTCCTCGAGTATGGCATTTATCAAATTAACTTGTTTACATACTAGCCCTCTCTAGATCCTTTTAAAACATTAGTTCGCTCGACCCATTCTTAACGGGTCAATACACAACCATTTCTCAGCataacattttcatttatttgacccgttcacAACTAGTCCACATATGACCGTTTCTAAACATATCATTTTCATTCAGTTATTCAATTCCTTCGGTATTAACTCACCCATATTCTTCCATAAATCCTTAACTTACTAGGCATACTACATTATACATTTCATTGCTTACGTAGTACTCTCTTATGAGTGA encodes the following:
- the LOC110912747 gene encoding uncharacterized protein LOC110912747 isoform X1, producing MDNHHDSYHIRCGSGYDTLNVMQHWKRYTYIEDGFMFCVQSAPNNYIQRRMDLLTMCVKMTMMCNQNSYSKKLPDQITLMEGKEKMMHLFVRKDQYVVTRVVEEAATGSCDTPTNTIGKSAHSTTTVIKPPSTPNPKASMPKRTVTDSPGGSHDAKKGPTQL
- the LOC110912747 gene encoding uncharacterized protein LOC110912747 isoform X2 produces the protein MMMKQGFTDSKKLPDQITLMEGKEKMMHLFVRKDQYVVTRVVEEAATGSCDTPTNTIGKSAHSTTTVIKPPSTPNPKASMPKRTVTDSPGGSHDAKKGPTQL